The Oncorhynchus mykiss isolate Arlee chromosome 10, USDA_OmykA_1.1, whole genome shotgun sequence nucleotide sequence TGTTTCCATGAGAAATGCCACTTCACAAAGTTACTCCTTTGAACAATATCTTGACAAGACTCGTCCTTGATCGTCGAGAAGACTCCTGGTCATAGTTTTCCTTTAATTAAGTTATCGCAAATGAAGCTTGGCTTCTTTCGAGTGTCCCTTATTTTTCCTTCCGAAATGTTTTCATGGTAACATTCCCAATTCGCCCCTAATGTTATCCCAGACGAAATTGGTCTTTCATGCCACGAATAATTTCCTAAACTTTGACAACAATGAAAGTGATCCTCGCCGCGTTCTAAAGGTTTTCCGAATCCCCAGTTAATTTACATGAGTGATCTTCACTTTCGAACAGGCCTCTcgttctttactgtactgtagtgcgGATGGAAAAAGGAAACGCTTTCCCACCCACACCCCccaaaagggggaaaaaaagctCCTTTCCTCTTGTCCGCACACAGCATTCGTAACAGCAACTTTTGAAAGCAACACACGGATCTCGACAAATTCCGTTTTCAGTAGCCTAACGTTATTTCCTATTTGACTACTTTTAATGGAATTACATGCATTGAAACTCAAACGAAAGAGTACATTTTCGGAATAGAACTTTCAAAACGCTGTCAGCAGCTAGTTTGGCTGGCCAGCAAATGGGATCGTCATGATTCTAAAGAAAATGCTAAAATACAGACCAGTAGATGGCCAATGTATTGCACATGATTTATCCAACGGatacattaaataaatgtttattcaGCTATTAATTTTGAGGTTATTCAGGATTACTCATCAGAGCACACCGTttaaagtaatttttccaacaattgtttacagactttctatttaatttataattcactgtatcacaatcccagtgggtcagaagttgactgtgcctttaaacagcttggaaaattccagaatatgatatcatggctttagaagattctgataggctaattgacatcatttgagtcaattggaggtgtacctgtggatgtatttcaaggcctaccttcaaactcagtgcctctttgcttgacatcatggggaaatcaaaagaaattagccaagacctcagaaaaaaatgtagacccgggtaagtctggttcatccttgggagcaatttccaaaggcctgaaggtaccacggtcatctgtacaaacaatagtacgccagcataaacaccatgggaccacgcagccgtcataccgtgttctgtctcctagagatgaacgtactttggtgcgaaaagtgcaaatcaatcccagaacaacagcaaaggaccttgtgaagatgctggaggaaacaggtacaaagtatctatatccacagtaaaacaagtcctatatcgacataacctgaaaggccgctcagcaaggaagaagctactgctccaaaactgccctaaaaaagccagacgacggtttgcaactgcacatggggacaaatatcgtactttttggaggaatgtcctctggtctgatgaaacaaaaatagaactgtttggccataatgaccgtcgttatgtttggaggaaaaagggggaggcttgcaagccaaagaacaccatcccaactgtggagcacgggggtgtcagcattatgttgtgagggtgctttgctgcaggaggggctggtgcacttcacaaaatagacggcatcatgaggaaggacaattatgtggatatattgaagcaacatctcaagacagcagtcaggaagttaaagcttggttgcaaatgggtcttccaaatgaacaatgaccccaagcatacttccaaagctgtggcaaaatggcttaaggacaacaaagtcaaggtattggagtggccatcaccaagccctgacctcaaaagttaaacaatttaaaggcaatgctaccaaatactagttgagtgtatgtgaatttctgacccactgggaatgtgatgaaagaaagaaaagctgaaataaatcattctctctactatttttctgaaatttcacattcttaaaataaagtggtgatcctaactgacctaagacagggaatttttactaggattaaatgtcaggaattgtgtaaatctgagttgaaatgtatttggctaaggtgtatgtaaacttccgacttcaactgtgtatatgtATAGATAGATACCGTAGGTTATACAAGTATTAGGCCTAAATGACTCAAGTCTGAAGCGCTTTAGGCTATAGGCATAATTTGAGCACAAAATCCTTTGTTAATCATTTATAGCATCATACATTCTACATGACAGTCTGTTTTGTGGTGTATTCTATACACTGAAAATAACTAATGGTATTCCCTCCTTTGTCTCCCTTATCCATGAGCAGAGGATTTTATGTCTGGTAATGTATCAGACTTTCCACATCCTTGTCCATGCTATGGGCTAATCTAAGCACTTGGTCATTAGTCACGGTATAGCCTAGGCCTACCTGCTTAATAAAGCACTTTATCTGGCTGCATAACATACTATAATAAAATAAATTATCTCATCACAAATTAAAATCAATCAGGATTAGTTATTGGTTGTTACAGTCTCATTCATTATTTAGTCATAATATAACCAAGGTGGAGTGTAGAGGAACTTCCATCAGTGCAATTTCAATCTTGGGGGCACACTTCCTCATGACGCTCTTGGAAACAAAACATTAGCATATACTGTCACCCAGAGGACATATAATGTATTGCAAAACCAATTTAAAAATAGTTGCAATAGCAGTATATTAGTGAGACTTGCCTCGGCAGTCACACTTTAAATATTGTACAATATTGACCATACCAGCATATGATCGAAGTACAGCTTAGTTTTGGTTACTGATCCATGTAAACTGTGATGCAAGGATCAACTTTTTAACTTTAAGCAGCACACACAAACATCTAGTTCAAGCACAACAACATGGTCCAGAAAACCATATTGAATACCAAGTCTGATAATAGCATGATTTGTTTGTCAGTTTAAATTAGAAATAGTTTGAAATGTGAAATATTTAATTTGTCAAAACTAAAACACATTGACAAGGTATTAACTAACTTCACTGAGGTAGACAAAATGTTCCATCCTTTTAGCATTCCTATGAGATTACAATAAAAGATGTGCGCTAGAGTTTGTATTCAAACCACTTCAGTGCCACCGACATCAAACACTGATGTCAAACACTCCCTGTGAGGGAGTTCCACAATTAAAGTCAAAATGGGGTAGAGCTGCATTTGTACAAATGTTGATCAATTGTTCATCAGACATCAAACTCATCAGTTCACCATCAGCAAGTGGACGGACGCAATATCGCAGAGCAGCATCCAACTTGTACTGTAGTTCAGCCACCAAGGGTAAAAGCTGATATACACCAGGGAGACTGCTACTGCCTGCCAAAATATTTGAAAAACATTTTGTAGTTAAATATGCATTGGAACACACTGCCCAGGCTACAGCAGCTTATTTGCATTTCACGTCTGTTTTCGTGTGGGGAAAGAGCCCTAAGGATCTGATAGTTTCACACCCCTGAGCCAATCTCAGACCTCCATCCCAGATTTTCATATTGAACCTGGTTAGATGCCTACCGCTCACAACCACACAGCAGGTGATCCCTGGAACACAATGTCGGGACTGCAGCTGACGGTCGCCCAATGTGTCTCAGATTAAATACCTCCACCCCAGTCACCTCACTCTTCACTCAGTCTTCCCTGTGTGTCCATTCACCTCTCCCAACTTGCACATCTCATGCCACCTCTTGTACTTTGTCCTGCTTTTCTTGCAGGCAAACTTGGCAATGTCCACCATGAAGACCCAGGCCAGTGTGTACATGGCCAGGCCCCCTCCCTTCATGATGAGGCTGGGCCGGGGAGAGGTGAGCTCACAGTAGAGCATCATGCCACCAACGCCTACACGCACCAGGGCAAAGAGCAGGATAAAGAGCAGATCCACCGCGTCCCCCCACAGGCTGTCGTAGCGGCCCACCTGCCGGAGGAACCAGCGGGCCTGCAGCAAGGGGTTGGTGATCTCGCTGCCGAAAATCACGGCACATGTCTCCACTGCCGACTTGCCCAGGCCCAGCGCCAACAGGATGCCTGCGATGCTCATGGTGTGGTGGGCCAGCATGACAGGACCCTCGGTGCGGACGCAGATGCACCAGCCAAAGTCGAATAGGAAGTAGCCCAGACTAACCACCAGGGCCAGGATCTGGAGCGGGGTGTTCTCTGTACCTGAGGTCACAAACGGGACAGGTCAGTTAGTCAAGGTCAATCTCATGCTGCAATTCAAATAGTTGCCATGTATACTGAAATAAATCGAAACTTAATACACCTGCATGCTTTGCAGTAACACACATCCAAACCTCACCTGCATGTGTTAAAGGCCAGGGCCCATCGATGAAGCTAATGTATGCAGTAAGACATACTATGAGGATCCCATGTGTCAGTGTCACCAGCCTGCAGTTCCACTCCTTGCCCCGCTGGCCATTCAGGTAACAGAATGCAAAGTAGAGTGAAATCCAGCCAATCAGGCAGCAGCACACCTCCAAAAGTATCATTGTTGTTGCTGTACAGGGGAAACCAGAGTCAACTTGACATTACTATGTCAAACAGAGGCAATGTCATATCTAGGCATACACTAGTATAATCTCCTATTTAGTTTTATCCCCCAATAGCCTAAGCTACATAATATTCATATCACATAATTAAAATATTTAGTATTCATATTTTACAGtcattgttacattttgttaagtAACTAGGGCTACAAGGTGTCAATTGTAGTCAGAGAACAGGCTTATTAGTTCAATGCTTATGCTATGTAATTTCAAATCATGTACCATATGTCACACTTTTTTGCTCCAAAACCTAGGCTTTCTTAAGAATATGGTCAAACAACAAAACAATGTAATACTTGGGCCTTGTAGCCATAATAATAGGCTAGTAAAAATCAAGAAGATCATAGCCGAAATGCTAGCATACAACTATAGCCTACATACCTTTATCTTCTACTCTCCAGATGCATCCTAACCTGGTATTCAGATCTGAAATATCAACTCTAACAAATATCCACCATCTTCAGCCTCCATTGGTGTTGCTATGACCTTTCAGATCTGTCTCGAAAGTCATTCCAAAAAGGCCTGGCACATTTGAAACGGAGCGCATGTTAACTTTTTCACTGCAATAAAACGTCAAGCAAGCCTACTACAATAAATTAGTCCCCTAGCTAGTCTACATCCCTTGCCCCTGGTTCTCAAGCAGCTTTAGCCTCTTATGAGATTAGTCGATTCCCTCCAGCTACCCTGGCTGTAGAACAAGCAAGAGATATGCAGTCCTACATTTATGGTCTCCTCAACAGACTACATTCAACAGTCTCTATGACTGAAACTTTGATGATATGAGAATGTAGTGAAATATAGGACATTGTAGTGAATATAGACTAGCCTAGGAAGACAGGTAGCCTCAAAATCTAGACTGAACCACGCTATGTTTCAGTAGTGGAGCGTAACAAACTAGCAACAGAGCTGAACTCAGTCTGGATTTCTAGGTGACAGGCATTACAAGCATGGGAATTAAAAGTGAGACACAAGTGTGCAGGATCTACCAGCATCATAACACATTCTAGGGAACTGGTGTTTCCATGTATGATTAGGCTACGACATGCTCAATGGCATGGCGATAGACCGACCGGCTACCACATTTTCCCTCGGGGCTGTTAGTTAATGACACTTAGAGCTGTGTGTGAAGCAGACAGAAGCAGACAGGCAGCTTTATCCCGCATCCAGATTAACCATAATCTGACTGGCAGGACAGTCAGGACTAGGTTGTCTCTGGTTATTGCCCCAAAGTACTCCAGGTCATTTGAGGTGAATGACATCTTACATCTTTGTCTTCATGCTATCATCTCAACAGTAGTAATGACAATTACTCCATCTGCTAGATAAAAGATTAAAAAACATGCATATTCCATATCGATACATCCATGCCCTAGAGACTACACTAAAACTTGTTACAATGTAACAAAGTGTGTTTAatgaaaataacaaaatgtaacaatgtATGCATTGGACCATTGATAGATCACACTGAAACACATTGGAGATGGCAAAACGTGATACGCTTCTGAAACATTCCTTAAAAAATACTAGTGCTGATTTTAAAATCTTTATTCTTTTTCCAAAGCTCTTTTCCCTCTATCATTTCGACTCATTTCACAACCTAAATATATTTAAGCAAacatgatatacagttgaagtcggaagtttacatacacttaggttggagtcattaaaactcgtttttcaaccactccacaaatgtcttgttaacaaactatagttttggcaagtctgttaggacatctactttgtgcatgacacaagtaatttttccaacaattgtttacagacagattatttcacttacaattcactgtatcacagttccagtgggtcagtagtttacatacactaagttgactgtgcctttaaacagcttggaaaattccagaaaatgacgttatggctttataagcttccgataggctaattgacatcatttgagtcaattggaggtgtacctgtggatgtatttcaaggcctaccttcaaacactttgcatgacatcatgggaaaatcaaaaaaaatTGGCAAGACCTCAAAAAATTGTAGACCCtggcaagtctggttcatccttgggagcaatttccaaatgcctgaaggtgccacggtcatctataaacaccatgggaccacgcagccgccataccgtgTTCTGTCtcgtagagatgaacgtactttggtgcgaaaactgcaaatcaatcccagaacaacagcaaaggaccttgtgaagatgctggaggaaacaggtacaaagtatccatatccacagtaaaacgagtcctatatcgacataacctgaaaggccgctcagcaagggagaagctactgctccaaaactgccctaaaaaagccagacgacggtttgcaactgcacatggggacaaatatcgtactttttggaggaatgtcctctggtctgatgaaacaaaaatagaactgtttggccataatgaccgtcattatgtttggaggaaaaagggggaggcttgcaagccaaagaacaccatcccaaccgtggagcACGGGGGTGTCGGCAttatgttgtgagggtgctttgctgcaggaggggctggtgcacttcacaaaatagacggcatcatgaggaaggacaattatgtggatatattgaagcaacatctcaagacagcagtcaggaagttaaagcttggtcgcaaatgggtcttccaaatgaacaatgaccccaagccaagcatacttccaaagttgtggcaaaatggtattggagtggccatcaccaagccctgacctcaatcctatagaaaatgtgtgggcagaactgaaaaagtgtgtgcgagcaaggaggcctacaaacctgactcagttacaccagctctgtcaggaggaatgggccaaaattcacccaacttattgtgggaagcttgtggaaggctccccaatatgtttgacccaagttaaacaggcaatgcttccaaatactaacttagtgtatgtaaacttttgacccattgggaatgtgatgaaagaaataaaagctgaaataaatcattctctccaatattattctgacatttcacattcttaaataaagtggtgatcctaactgacctaaaacagggcatttttactaggattaaatgtcaggaattgtgaaaatctgagttgaaatgtaattggctaaggtgtatgtaaacttccgacttcaactgtataaaaatACAAACAGTAGGCAACATCATGATTTAGATTGCTGTCTGGCATTTTAATATATACACCTTCGCACATTTATTCTCACACCTGACCTCCTGATGAATATCAAAGGAAATGGGCAAATTAACCGCACTGTAAACATTAATGGGCAGTTAAATTCAATCCAACTCATACAGCTGCATAGGCTACATAGTGgcatacagacatactgtatcttaTTTTCCGGTGGTCAAATTAAATTGCAGTGATTTGGACTGTAAAGTCAAAACTTTagagtacagtactgtaaaatgCCAGGTAGACCCTGTTTAGGTCATATTGATCCAGTTGTCTGAATAAGCCACTTGTGCGTGGGCAGTAGTTTAACAGTTGCTGCGTCAACATATTCTAACGGCAGGTTTAACAGAACTCTGACCCTGACTCTGATGTTcctattcttttttttttgttgcttccaATAGTTTTACTCTTATAGATAATGTAGGCTCAAATTCAGTTTGTGCCTCATATGACCTCAGAGGTGCCCTAAACTGATGCTAGAAATATtgattatgacatttcacatttaatTCCAAATGCATAGAGTTTCTcaatataattttaaaaggtcTTCACGTATGTCTGCTGGTTTGTATCTATTTCTGTTTCCATTCATTGACATCAATAGTTTTAGTTCTCTTCCACAACAGGCAGGCTTTCTCAGTGGTGATAGGATGTAGGGTTCCATGTGCGATACCACGACCTGTAACGCAAAGATAACAGGTTCATCTCTCATCTGTACAATACCATGTTGCCAAATACAGTGTTAGACTAATTCTGTGtatctcccaaatggcaccccattccccatgtagtgcactacttttgtccaggacccatagggctcgtgtgaaaagtagtgcactatataggtaatgggatgccatttgggatatagACACTGTTCACATGTCCTTGGCTGTGGTGAGCAAGTGTCCCCTACCCTGGTGAGCTGAAGGACTGGTTGACCTGAGAGGTCAGAGCAGCGGAGCCAGACCGGAGTGTTCCGGGCGAAGGCCCACGACTAGGACTATTGGGAGAGGAACTCGATGACACTAGAGCACAGAGGAATACACTCAATTTAACATGCACACTGAAGAAAGCTTGAAACTTCATACAGTGAGTTTCATATGGAGGAAGGTTTTATAGGTTATTTCTCACACTGTCGATTTCACAGAAAATGTCTATCCCATTTACTTTTTCTAAGTACTACAGACTATATGAAGTAGTCTTAAATACAGGTCTTAAGTACTACAGACTATATGGAGTAGTCTTAAATACAGGTTTTAAGTACTACAGACTACagaggggcaaaaaagtatttagtcagccaccaattgatacaggtaacgagtggaggacagaggagcctcttaaagaagaagttacaggtctgtgagagccagaaatcttgcttgtttgtaggtgaccaaatacttattttccaccatcatttgcaaataaattcataaaaaatcctacaatgtgattttctggacttctcattttgtctgtcatagttgaagtgtacctatgatgaaaattacaggcctctcgcatctttttaagtgggagaacttgcacaattggtggctgactaaatacttttttgccccactgtatgtggagtAGTCTTAAATACAGGTTTTAAGTACTACAGACTATGTGGAGTAGTCTTAAATACAGATTATATCAAGTACATATGGTTACACTTGCCTCCTGAAGCAGGAGGGCTGTATGATCTG carries:
- the tlcd5b gene encoding TLC domain-containing protein 5 codes for the protein MILLEVCCCLIGWISLYFAFCYLNGQRGKEWNCRLVTLTHGILIVCLTAYISFIDGPWPLTHAGTENTPLQILALVVSLGYFLFDFGWCICVRTEGPVMLAHHTMSIAGILLALGLGKSAVETCAVIFGSEITNPLLQARWFLRQVGRYDSLWGDAVDLLFILLFALVRVGVGGMMLYCELTSPRPSLIMKGGGLAMYTLAWVFMVDIAKFACKKSRTKYKRWHEMCKLGEVNGHTGKTE